GAGCATGGTCGCCCTTGGGGTCTTTCTGTATCTCTTTGATTGTATGGTAcatggaacatgcaagataatatggcAGGCTTACCTTCTCACCATGGTGGAAATGGTTGTGCAACACAAAATGGTGCCTGTAAGCTCTCGTAAATATACCATCCACTGTTATATAGGTAATTGTAGAAaacaaaacaaacctccatggcctgcatatgcattttggggagtgataggagttgttgaccttcaccattttcttcttctcaccaTCCATGAAAGGAAATTTGTCCTCTTCCTTATCAGAGATACTACGATCTCTATAGAATTTCATGCCCTCTGTCACCATCCCCATAGCTTCtacaataatctcctcatccacaATCATCATCTGTGTCCCCACCAAAACTttaccattcttccaattcttgataaagtGCTTAGTTACTGttggatctttcccactaagcctctccataaacacacttaaaCCCCCCTCCTATAGAATATCCTAAACCTCTATGTTCTTCTTCCATTCTGAACAAGAGGTAGGTTTGAAactttttttgttccctcccatttttccttcgcaTCACTTAATTTACTACTCTCGGCTCTGattcttcttctctggtttctattgTTTCCCTGAAAAACAACCCTAAATTAGTGCCAAGTTATTATGAtaagacacttaaataaatgctcTTCACCGCCATTGTAAGCCTTCATTGAAATAAATGGAAGAAGCATTTAGAAATTATTGTTGATGATGCCACGTTGCCTCATTTGGATACGGTCCAGATCGAATAGGGATTTTGCTTCACATGTAAGTTCACTCTCACCATTAATATTAATGATTTCCTCCATTTGATAggccaggttggcagcccagtcGGCACACGAATTAGCTTCTCTGTACatgtgtgtgaaaacacacatatcaaatgTGTCACTTATTTTCTTCGTTGCTTTAATtgcattgtttattgaccaagatgGTGGGATCTCCTTGTTCAAACAATTTATTATATTcaaagagtctccttcacaccagactctggtgcaattggcttcctttgctaggACCATCCCATGATAGGCTGCcatagcctcaacaacatgattagtttgatttcctataggtatgcatttaatgattttgcattttccccattcatcccttaggaccacccTACATCCTGCATTACCAAGGTTACCCTTTGAAgtgccatcaaagttgattttcatccaaccattgggaggacattcccatttcacaccctctctaggattagtTTGAAAGTAATCCCATCCCTTTAATTTCCAATTCTTGAAGATaatttgatcatccttgtcttgagggttagcaataccacctatgatattaatattttccaatatgtttcattttattttctcaaacataatttgagccttagacaccttctctctgaacactctttcatttctctctttccatattccccaacaTATATGGGGTAGGGCCAATTTCCATAACATAATtgtagacttattccttgaggggttttgccaagaattaaaaacctcttgaactgatTCCGGTaaactccaactgatattgaagtgaTCTAGACATCTTCCTCAGATATCAGCAGAGAAGGGACAATGAAAGATCAGGtggttaatggtctcctcattttgcatacaaagaaaacaaacactagacatacaaatacctctttttctaaggttatcaatagttagaattttatcttgaagagctgtgtagaagaaaatattaattttaggagctaggcctttcacccaagccttagcccaacaaggactatCCACTTTAGAAAACTGATGATAATAAAGAGAGGCCACAGTAAATTTACCATTTGCTATGAGTTTCCAgattaattgatcttcatcttctaccaccaccatggagttcattattttgttcagACTACCCAGGGAGGGATCAACTTGGGATAAATCCTTCCACTATTCATCTttccagtagtcacccaccatcGAGCCATATTTTTCCTTGCACTGATTCTAAAATCTACTCCAATCAAGACTTTCACTCAACGGGGACTCAAGCAACTAGGAGTCTTCCCAGTATTTGATAAGGTTTCCTTTCCCCATTTTCCATTTCACACGTTTGGCAATTAGATGTTTTCCTCAAAacatttttccagatattggaTCTAATTAGGATATCTTCCACATTGAGGAAGCTTAGAAgagtaggatattgtcttttatacttgtcCCATATCAGTTTCTATTCTCCCTAGttattataccctctccaaatctggTTGGCCATACGAAACTCATTcatctctcttattcttcttagacccagacctccctttcttattggtttacaaatcttatcccatgcaatcaaattcattctcttcttctcctcgacCCCTATCCACagaaaagttctttgaattttttcaattgcCTCTCCAAACTTGGCAGGAATTCTAAAAAGgctgatggcataaagaggaatactttgaagagttgatttcaaaagctgaaccttaccagcttggctaagaagagagCCTTTCCAACCTGCTAACTTCTTATGAAATTTGCTCACCAAAGCTCCCCAGAAAGTATCAGGAGGATCTTGGCataaagggagccccaaataggaagcaggaagactccccaattgacaccccaaaatgttgcttatttttatctttcttctttttggagtattgatgaagtaaacaaaacttttagaccaattaaaaAGTTGCCTAGTAGCAGACCCATAACTATCCATTGCTTTCTTTAAACTCCTAGAATCCTGCATTGAAGCCTTCCCCATAGTTATagaatcatccacaaactattgatgGGAGCAGACTTGATCCGCTGAAGATGGTTTCAacccacaaaactctcccttctcaaccagctttccaatgcatctccccagacattccaccatgataataaaaataaccggagatagaggatctccctatctgagtccccttgaggacttgaaaaagggggaaggagacccattaattaaaacaaaaaaagaagcaAAAGAGACTAATTGCATAATAAGACTGATacttctagaaaaaaaaaaaaaaagccaaaaGAACTTTCATCACAAAATCccagtccactctatcataggctttggatatgtcaagcttcaaaagaaagccttcttttttagaactagacaaagaatgaatgttttcatggaccaAAATTATTGAGTCCAAGATTTGTCTTCCAGGGAAAAAACCACTTTGctaaggagaaatgatagaaggaagcagCTTCAAGATTCTAGAAGTAaaaaccttagagatgatcttgtaaagAGAGTTGCAAAGGCTTATAGGTCTGAATAGATCCATGGAATGGGCTCCCATatttttggggataagagcaataaaagtgccatttacCTCTTTCAAAATTATTCTAGCACCAAAAAAATCTTTCACAACTCTAGAAACATCATCTCAAACAATATGCtagtacatttgaaaaaagaacatgggaaaaccatttgGGCCCAgagccttgttaccttcaaaggagttgacaactttcagaatctcatcattggaaGGGATAGTAGTTAGATAAGAGTTCCGATCCACCTCTAGGATAGATGGGATACAATCCATAAGGTTCTTTTGAGATTGCAgatccaaattctgatccttagcaaggagGTTGGAGAAAAACTCTATGGCAGCCTTTTTCatagattcttcctcttcaacaatTCTATTGTTAACTTTAATATTTGgtatcctattgatggccttatgttttaaagtggacatatgaaagtatttagtgtttctatccccttccttcaaccagacATTTCTTGAACTTTGTttccagaaagtttcttcttttgctattatgtcatgatatctcataagaatttcATCTTCAACATTTCTTGAAGTATTAGTGTATCCATTATTCTAAATCTCATATTGAATATCTTTTAAATCTTAAAGAACAATGGCTTTTGAGGTAAAGAAATTCCCAAAGCATTCCTTGTTCCaccttttaacattttctttcacaaacttcaactttttgaacACTTTATACATAGCATTACCTTTAATTctgacctgccaccattccttTCTTTTGCTTTCCATATCTAGGTGTTTAGTCCatattctctcaaatctataagggaagtgtcttcttctCTTCTTGGCATCAGTCGTGAAAGATATAGGATAGTGATtcgatcctgcccttatgtgagcagataaagaacaaaagtaaaaattaaaccaatccagagaagtaagagctctatcaagtctaacctaaaTTAAGTCCTCATCGCTCCTTCTATTAGTCCAGTTGTATTTAACTCCTTGCAAATCCAGGTCATGGAGAGCATTATTATTGATAAAGTCCATTAAATCCAATCTACTATctagattggtttggctccctccctttttctcatttttcttgaaaggggtattgaagtcccccataatcatCTACCCATCTTCAGCAAACCTACTTCTTAACAAGGATACTATTTTCCTTAAATCACTTTTGCTAGTCTTAGTGTTAGAAGCATacacattagttaagacccatgaggtgctctctttcaaatgcttaaatctaatacaagctAAATTGTTGTTTTGAATCAACACTTCTCCCTCTACAAtatttttattccagaaagtaacaatacctcccgAGGCTCCTtttgaactaccaccactaactcctccattactaaacattttcaatccttcaactttttcctttgacattttggtttcttgagTCAAAAAAATAtttgggtttttgtctctaatcatacttttaattaaatcatgtttgtaaggattattcaatcctcaaaTATTCCAATAGATGATCTTCATagttttttagaaatacctgcctcaaagatggttctttgagtctcatctgctatgttcttgcttgtTTCCATAGTCCTCTTCTTTTCATTTGAATATCTTCCTGGAGAAGTATGCTGAGCTCCCACATTCCCAAGTCTACTTCTGGTATTTTTGGTTGAagtattattgttgttattgttattattcttttttttgttcttatctttcttttatcctccattatttattctttttcttcCTACTTTGTCTCACTCTTTCCCaatgcctttttgatgtcttcctcatctccccatcttGGTTCATTTTCCTCTGGAAAAATCAACTTTACCTGAGCAGGAGAGGCTAATGAAATCTCTGATAGCCCTTGTTCAAGAATGTTATCAGGTGGTGCATCTTGGATCCAACCTTCTCCATTTTCTGACTCAAATGAACTTGGTACTGAATTAAAATTATTTCcctcctctttgttgtctttgGATTGATTATCTCCCTTATTCATCTTACCGTTATTTCTTTTCTCACTCTTACCTAAATTTTGTTCTATCTTATCCATTTCCTTATTTTGGGTGCTGACTTGTGACTCTCTTTCTCTATCATCTGAATCCTTTCCACTCTGGTCCTTTTCCCGATGGGAGATCTTTTCATTATctcctttctttgtttcatttcccAACTCTCCGAATAACACTTCCTCTATCCTTCCAACCTGGGGTTGTTTCTCCTGATCTAGTCCATCAGAAGGTGATGGTTTCAAAGAGTTGTCCACCTTTTTCCATACTTTATTTTGGGATTGAGATTTGACTAGATTACTTGGGCATTTTAAGCCCAGTGCCCTACTTTCTTACAGTGAAAGCATGTAAAAGGGAttatttcataaacaatattctacatccatttgccaagttttgattatatctctatttcctctggcatatccATTTTGGGTCCAGCTCCTACATAGATTCTGGCATAAATAATTCTTCTTCTAGATGTCGTAACTGGATCAATGGAAATAAGCTCCCTGAAAGCATTGGCTATTCCTACAAatacatcttcctcccaatattccattgggagcccaggtaACTTTATCCAAACTAGAACTTGGACCACAAACTTATCCTCTCTTCCCGCATTAGGGTACCATTTCTTTGCCCAAGTACCATTGCAAAGGATATTTTTGTgatcctcctcacaagagaaagaaaatgaaagaCATCCCTTGCTAATAGCGACCACATCAACTTGACCTTTCAAGATCCATTTCCTCTTAACAAACCCACGAACAACCTCAATGTTCGGTATCGTCCCAAAAAATTTGCCAATCAAGGTATTTTCCATTCAAGCAATATTGTGATCTATAATTTGGTCAGGAACAGAGATAGAAAACTTTCCCTAAGACACATTCAAAGTATTTTTAACTAGGGGCAAGTACaacttacctttaggtttgacccCAAACAGGGAGGACCATTTACCAATGTGTCTCATCAATCTGGGTCCCCCCTTTAGATCCCTTGAATTCGGATGATTCTTGAGATTCTTCCCATTAGATTCTTTTCCTTCCACTATGTCCTCTGAACTCCTAGCTACTTGCTGTCCTTGAACTGCTTCAGGTTTGCCGATTCCCAAGTTTAAATTTTGAACCTGACCATTCCCCTTGTCTGCTACTATCTGGTCCTCTCGTGATCTGGGGCCTCCTCCTAGGTCCCCTGAGTCCAAAAGAGCATCAGGATCCTTACCATCTAAGCTCTCCCCTTCTAAAGGGCTCCTTGAATCTCCTGTTGCATGTTGTCCTGTTGCTGAACCAGTTTTCCcacccaaaaaaattgaattttgggcctGACTACTCCCCTTCTCCTCCTCGCTCCTCTCCATGTTTAACTTCTTGATTTCATGGTATGTTATTTTCCCATCTTATTTGGATTTTATTTTCTAAAGCTCTATTTCTATAAGATTTTGATTTGTATTATTGTCGTGCCCTAGTTTTTTTCCCTTTGATAGAAATTGGATTTGAAACCCGACACATACCAAGGATTACCTTGATATTTATCGGATTACAAATCTGACCCAATTCGTATCATCCAAGTTTTGTTTCATGGTAGGGACAAGACTGTATGTCCATCACACACCATGGCATGCATCATGGTGTGTGGTAGGCACATACCCCTTCACTTTCACCTCTTTTTATTGTTCATGGCGATAATGGTTGGGCGAAGGTATTACCCCAAATCCTCACCACAACCTAGGACTATGGTGGTGATCGGGGCCATATCCTTGTCCCACCCTTTGTTCTTCCCTTCATTGCAAGAGTTTGTGGTGGTTggatttgtagacgtataaaaatgaccatattcttaaatgaatattttatgttcatttctctatttaattaaatccaatttaattaaaatacctgcattcctctatttaattaagtaaattactcaatttatttaaattaaattcactataccatttaatgaataaatcattttattcaattaaattccccctatccacttttaattaaatacaaatttaattaaatatttatcctaaattgaataaatctaatttatttaatttccccaaattgcaaccaaattgaattaaatcatttaattcaattaaatcctattatctctccatccacttgcattttcctacatctcccacttgccttcctaaacccctttctaatcccttctagactcttctaatcgcttctaattagcctaacccatcttctaaactttgtcacatgcctaaacaaggggaggtcacttctcaaaccctcaaagtctttgataaccattaaaggcttcaaaccttcaaccacttaattccccaaagtcttcataaccattaatggttaactgaaaccctcttacatggttaaagaatttcttttaactcaaccttcatccaacccaagggtctcatcaagcatttaatgctttgaccatgattatctcttaatcatttgcacaaaggtttatccttggattaactcttaatccagtgggttatcttaacttagacttgacccttaccctctagataaccatgaggtcttctcaagcatttaatgcctccaaccccttctctcaacccaaccctatgttgacacttgtcaccatttcattggtgcaaattacaaacatggatccccaactttcaaactcaacccttgatcaactctttcaatcctgaccatccattgccctatttttgctataaatagagctctcattcctccattttgaatcatcctccaaatttgtagtatcacacttatgctcaaatacattcaagctttcatatcatttttatgctcatcattttagcctctcttttaaatcaggaattagtctaaatatgcatgtttagaataatttctttatcattttagctcaatcatagactaatatatcatgttaggatagtatttatactaaccttgtcatcttatgatctagtttatggcatttctagaatcatgcatagcttaggatgcatttcattctaaaatctatcaaaaacatccctcgttcttacatttgccatccctaaaccattttgctcagtgatctgagagcaaaaacattggtttgagggacattgtaagatagagaaccatgagacccactttgggaagctgagtaatacttcattactccatagcttttaccaagaagtcctgtgtgtgtgtgtggacaagtcttttagaatattttcacatattgagttctatcaacccgcttttcccgcatacatttctggtgcccaccgtggggcattaccccatatatctaatcggttttgaaatatatccacttttgcaggtatgtgaaaaatgaaaatcagcacgtgggaaacattccctggcgcattcggttaacagtctagcgcatcccgcttactgtttagtgcgtggggtctatactctagcacgtgaagtcctttctttagtgtatgacttccactaatcttttcctgtaggtatcaacgcgggagaaaaatagagtagcgcatctgaaaaatagttTGGCACGTCGGGTCTGTTAGATAGCGCATCCAACTCGTTGTTTAGCACGTGCAGTCTATTCTATGGCGTGTAAAGTCTTTTCCTTagtgcatcatatttctaacagtTTTCTGTAGGTATCAATGCGAGAGAAAAACAAAATAGTGCATCGGAAAAAtagcttagcgcattgggggcacataatagcgcgtaggtgctttttcttagcgcatccgtgcaatagtttagcgcatagagttggcagagccaaaaaGTTATGACaaagtcaaaaattaggcttgtgggaggcataatatatatggaatataatatttaagtataagtgacatttcctcttctcttttctctttcttatactctaagttatattccatataaattgttaggatgtttgagaggggtttcagacctctaggagttataatgcaaaatctagtttttggaagatcttccaaatttcagacttagtcaaatttcagggcatttcaggatcaagattgtaaaatttgtaaccaagatcagaatttaggcttgtgtaagcccacactaacatttgatcactgactgtgtgcaggttctaatattttgtgtgcaggggaaggagcaagtttagaggctttaagtttcttttttactttctttcaacaaaagttggttaaaaagaactcactctcctttttgcaaaagttaaaataaacctcatcatttcatttggatgcataaaatgaacttcatgccttcctttttggtgttttaaaataaaacttcatcttttctttattgcaaggtaaaaagaacaacaaacttcatatttgctttcttgcaagattagaggaaaaacacttcattttggaagctgtaaaaagaaccaacaatctttactttggcaaaagttttaaaaagaacctcaccatcctttggtgtttaaaaggattcacttcattttgcaaaataaaagaacctcatcttcattttgtgcaaagcaaagagggaaaactttcccctatcgactttaattttgttgaccaaaatcacgatttactttgttgaccaggcttgttttacaaaagttttggaaatacacactttgctatgaaaggttaaaaagaacatcatgcttgttggagcaacacctccaaatagaagttagcaaatcattgtcttgaaggctaaaaagaacaacttgattgccttgtctcgaaagtggaaggtatatgctctccccataactgggtgaccaaaaaaccaaaccactcttaagctttctgtacttcaagcatttacatcctttagcaggcctgccttcctaaggggttgaaaaactcttaaagccattctttggccggtgtgaagggaacaacctaagtggggaatgactttgatgccaagtgttccaacccactataatcaaaagtggaaagtgacgaaagtccttttcaacggttgtgcgcagCGATTAACCttccccagtatcctcgagatacgtaaagtctttgttctaaaggttgggaagcctcctgagggagtttatcactgatggccgaacaggaagcctgattatgaaccttagcattagaaactttgagctaagTCAGTCgtcaaacattggcaatatcatagtgcaagggtggggaagaatccgcccccaagatcactcaccatatatctcccaagataactactcaattgtgaagcaattcactttgagttaatttctagcaaaagccaaaaaaatgggcgccctctagggggtgacaaggctgtttgatctgacagagtattgagactagtgggctttgatattgtcaatgacctttgaataaatagtctatctgatgtgtcttttgttgtagatcaaaccaatgataacattgaggatttgaacacatcctcaaaagaatatacactcaatgtttagcattagaatgatcattgtcttcatgtgtgctatgtattcttgtcacaaatgttaaaatatcttgcaaagtatccaacaatcaaaattcaaaagtcagttcaaacaaggaaaaatcataaagtggagaagatttccatatccaacaaaacatcttttgagatggttatcaacatttcatctatctttaggaaagactttcatccaacaagattaggggaataccaaaccaagtaatcaagattttatctattcaacttagtaagcttgagtatccaaaaagaaatcatccatcaaaatcacaagtgttaaaaattccaaaaattgcaaaaaaacaaacaagtcaaaatatatcagagCAGTTTAGCatgtgagagcaacttcttagcgcgtggggaccatcttttagcgcattagaccttcaccttagcgcattaagtcttaacattagcgcttcatagaaatccaattctagTAGTTTCAAGTAGCgcgttttgaaaatagtttagcgcgttgaagcatcaacttagcacgtggaagccaaactttagcgtgtagggtttaacagttagcgcattggtggcccatattggcgcatgatctttttgaaccaaggcaaaagaaaaataaaccagTTAGCGCATATTAGGGGGCAGTGTAGTGCGTGGAGTCTTTTCTATAGCGCATTGATAATTttttttagcacatctagtctctggcttagcgcatggtcaaaactcAGAAAACCAAAGAGCAAAACAAAcctttctagaaaaagttttcaaacttcttgagtatcctttcaggtccaatatcaaacgcgatcacaagaaatcaaatcaaaacaccagagaaatcatttccaaatcaaacaagtcagtcttagaacaaaatttgtcaaatccaaaactagctaaagataagactttatcctatcaaaatcaggtattatcatcaccttgatcaaaaggtccatcatctaaaggattctatcaaacaacataccaagtttaaaccttaagttgtcaaataaagtttctatatcgggagactttatccatatcatttgacacactttgtcatgagggggcatctaaaccttcatttgataaaagtagacttaagtttccaaatgaagtatctcaatacaaacatcgaaggaaaccattgatcatttgtgtatgaccactcctcatattttgagaagaacaagtcttcatcacaaaactaagttaaagaagagacaacctagtcctagggcccttatcaaaaggagtaaatttctctacgtcAACCTATCAAAagcatcaactttgatcattcatcatcaaaccaaaaaaaaaaagaaggggaaacctagtcaaaggaaatgagtcctagcataaatcaagatcacgatatcatggctctccaatctaatcccattttttatcaagatcccacctatcaagaatcttatgatg
The nucleotide sequence above comes from Cryptomeria japonica chromosome 11, Sugi_1.0, whole genome shotgun sequence. Encoded proteins:
- the LOC131065030 gene encoding uncharacterized protein LOC131065030, with translation MERSEEEKGSSQAQNSIFLGGKTGSATGQHATGDSRSPLEGESLDGKDPDALLDSGDLGGGPRSREDQIVADKGNGQVQNLNLGIGKPEAVQGQQVARSSEDIVEGKESNGKNLKNHPNSRDLKGGPRLMRHIGKWSSLFGVKPKESRALGLKCPSNLVKSQSQNKVWKKVDNSLKPSPSDGLDQEKQPQVGRIEEVLFGELGNETKKGDNEKISHREKDQSGKDSDDRERESQVSTQNKEMDKIEQNLGKSEKRNNGKMNKGDNQSKDNKEEGNNFNSVPSSFESENGEGWIQDAPPDNILEQGLSEISLASPAQVKLIFPEENEPRWGDEEDIKKALGKSETK